AGTTGTTGCTGCTCAACGTAGATCTCCATGCCAATAGGCAGGCTGTTAAGTGGCGCCCGGTAGCGGTTTGATAACTGCTGTTGCTCGGCGCTGCTCAGTTGTTCAAACCACTTGCCGCCAGAGCTAAACCACAGCTCTTTGGCTGCTTCAGTGCCGTTTAGTGCCTCGAGCATCATCGCTTCGTGGTTGCCTTTAACTGCATGAAACCAAGGCTTCTCCAAAAACTCTAAACAGCGAGCGCTGTCTTTGCCGCGATCAACCAGATCGCCAACACTATAGAGTTGGTCGCCTTGCTCCGGTTTAAAGCCCACCTTAGCGAGAGATTGAGTCAGTTGGTGATACTCACCATGAATGTCACCAACAAAATAGGCAGTACCGTGACAATGGTGCTTGGTTACATGTTGGCAGCTCATAACTTAAGGCTATACCATTGCAACGGATTACAAAGGGGGATCGTGGTGTCACGCTTTAGAATAGGCACTATAACGGTTCTCCATTACCAATAGTCAGTTACAGTTTAGTTGATCTTTAGCAATACAATTTAGTGACTTAGCAATTAGTTTTGATGCGAAAAGGAGTTTTAATGAAGCGATTTGTGTGTGTGGTGGCACTCCCATTGGCGTTGGCTGTCCCGGCACAAGCGCAGTCTCAGCCAACGGCAAAGAACGTTATCTATATGATAGGTGACGGCATGGGACCAGCGTATTTAAGTGCGTATCGTTATTATCTCGCTGGTAAGCCCGGCAATGCCGTTGCCCCAACGATCTTCGATCAATTGCTGGTTGGCGCGGCCAGCACCTATCCAGACGACGACACCTGGGTAACTGATTCAGCGGCATCCGCTACGGCGCTTGCCTCTGGGGTTAAGTCTTATAATGGTGCCATCGGCTTAGATACCGACAAACAGCCGCTACCAAGCATTCTTGCTAACAGTAAACGCGCTGGTAAAACCATCGGTGTTGTGTCGACATCGCAAATCAACCACGCTACTCCGGCCAGCTTTGTTGCGCACGTAGCCTCACGTAAGTCATATGAGGTGATAGCCAACCAGATGACCAACGCCATGACCGCAGCAACACCAGAGCTTGATTTGATGTTTGGTGGCGGCTTGTCGTACTTCAGCCAACAGCAATTAGAAACCATGAACCGCGCGGGTGTGGCGCTGGCGACCAACTGGCAACAGCTGGATGAAATAGAGAAACTGCCCGCCGCTGCGTTATTGGCGCCGGTGGCACTTCCGTATGCCATCGACAGCGATCGCGACCAACGTTTAGCCACCATGACCTTCACCGCGCTGAGCTTGGCCGAATCTAACCCTAAAGGTTTTAGCTTGTTGATTGAGGGTAGCCTTATCGATTGGTGTGGCCACGGTAACGACATCGCCTGTGCCATGAAAGAGATGGAAGACTTTGCCGCCGCGGTAACCGTGGCTAAAGATTATGTTGATGAACACCCAGATACGCTGCTGGTGGTTACCGCCGACCACTCTACCGGCGGGCTAACCCTTGGCGCCGACGGCGAGTACCAATGGCTGCCATTAGAGGTGAAGCGGGTGCATGCCTCAACCGAGACCATCGCCAACGCCTTGTTGCACACCACGGCAGAGCATTATGCACAGGAGTGGTCTAAATACGTCGACTTTGAGTTAACCAATGCCGAGTTAACCGAACTGGCGCTGCTTGCTAATGAGAACATGTACACCGTTGCCGCCAAGATTGGCCAAATGTTGTCGGTGCGCAGTTTTACCGGCTGGACAACCACCGGCCATACCGCAGTGGACGTGCCAGTAATGGCATACGGTGTTGGCGCCGAGCAGTTTACTGGCTACCAAGACAACACCGACATTCCTAAAAAGATCATCAATATTCTTGCTATTGATTGAATCTATCGATCCTTAAATGGCTTCTTTTTGCCCTAATTGGAAGCCATTTAACCACTGACACTAGTTCAGTTTTTACTGATATAAACACACCGTTTTTTTACGCTGAAATTATGTTTTTTTTTGAGATCAAGCTTGATCTTTCTAAGCAGTGATCTCGCCCAAATAACCCGATGTTAGTCCGTGTTTGTTCATGCGGATTCGGCTCAAACTGGGCTATAGTCCGCTCGAACTTAAAAGCCTTCCCGCTCGCATATCAGCAAACTAAATGTGACGTCAATCTACATTTAATTGATTTGGATCTAAGTTCTTTGTCGCCATTTCTATATTTTAAATCACTAGATGTAGTGCCGAGGGGATCTCGGCTGTTGATATGTAGTGTTTTCACCATGATTGTCAGGAGTAGTCAATGAAACCAGTTGTGATCAAGCGAGATGGAACACGCTTGCCGTTCGATAGTGCCCGAATTACTCAAGCAGTAATGCGCGCCGCTAAGGCGAACCAATGTGAAGATCAGGTTTACGCGGTGCAAGTTGCGTCTGCAGTAACCGAACAACTGGCAGTGCATGAACACGTAGATATTGACCTTATTCAAGACGCGGTAGAATTCCAATTAATGGAAGGCCCGCACAAAGAACTGGCGCGTGCTTACATTGAATACCGTCACGACCGTGATGTGGCTCGTGAGAAGTCGAGTCGCTTGAATCGTGAGATCCAAGGCTTGGTGGAGCAGAGCAACAATGACCTGCTCAACGAGAACGCCAATAAAGACGCCAAGGTAATTCCAACCCAGCGGGATCTGCTGGCGGGCATTGTGGCCAAGCACTACGCCTGTCGTCATATTCTGCCGCGGGAAGTCGTGCAGGCCCATGAACGCGGTGAGATCCACTATCACGATCTCGACTACGCGCCGTTCTTCCCAATGTTCAACTGCATGTTGATCGATCTTAACGGCATGCTAACCGGCGGCTTTAAGATGGGTAACGCTGAGATTGATACCCCAAAATCAATCTCAACCGCGACCGCCGTAACCGCACAGATCATCGCCCAAGTGGCGTCGCACATCTACGGTGGCACCACCATCAACCGTATTGATGAGATTCTTGCGCCGTACGTTAAGGCCAGCTACGACAAGCACTTTGCAACGGCGCAAGAGTGGAGCATTCCTGACCCACAAGGCTTTGCTACCTCACGCACTGAGAAAGAGTGTTACGACGCCTTCCAATCGCTCGAGTACGAAGTAAACACCCTCCATACTGCCAATGGCCAAACTCCATTTGTAACCTTTGGCTTTGGTTTAGGTACCACTTGGGAAGCACGATTGATCCAATCCTCAATCTTGAAAAACCGCATTGCCGGTTTGGGTAAGAACCGTAAAACCGCAGTGTTCCCGAAACTGGTGTTTGCCATTAAAGATGGCTTAAACCTACGCCCGGTTGACCCAAGCTACGACATCAAGCAACTGGCGCTTGAGTGTGCCACCAAGCGAATGTACCCAGATATCCTCAACTACGACAAAGTAGTAGAGGTTACTGGCTCGTTTAAGAACCCAATGGGTTGTCGTTCGTTCTTAGGCGCCCACGAAGAAAATGGCGCCTTGATCCACGACGGTCGCAACAACCTTGGTGTGGTATCGCTTAACTTGCCGCGCATTGCGATTGAGGCCGAAGGGGACAGCGAGCGCTTCTACCAGATCTTAGATCAACGCCTGCTACTGAGCCGCAAGGCACTAATGACCCGCATCGAACGGTTGGAAGGGGTGAAAGCTAAAGTAGCGCCAATCCTGTACCAAGAGGGTGCCTGTGGTGTGCGCTTGAAGCCAGATGACGACATTTCAGTAATCTTTAAAGATGGCCGCTCGTCAATCTCGCTAGGCTACATCGGCCTGCATGAAACCATTAACGCCCTCTACGGCGATAACGAGCATGTGTACGACAGTGAACAGCTGCGTGCCAAGGCGATTGAGGTAGTTAGCTACCTGCGCGCTGCGGTTGACCAGTGGAAGAGCGAAACCGGTTACGGCTTTAGCCTCTACAGCACCCCAAGTGAAAACCTCTGTACCCGTTTTTGTAAGATCGACGCCAAAGCATTTGGTGTGGTTGATGGAGTAACCGACAAAGGTTACTACACCAACAGCTTCCACCTAGATGTGGAAAAGAAGGTTAACCCGTACGACAAGATCGATTTCGAAATGCCGTACCCAGAGATCACCAGCGGTGGCTTCATCTCTTACGGCGAATACCCGAACATGCAGAACAACGTGGAAGCGTTGGAAGATGTGTGGAACTACGCCTACGAACGTGTTCCGTACTACGGCACCAATACACCAATCGACGAATGCTACGATTGTGGCCATACCGGTGAGTTTGAGTGCACCAGTAAGGGTTTTGTTTGCCCTAACTGTGGCAACAGCGACTCAACCCGCGTGTCGGTAACCCGTCGAGTTTGTGGTTACCTTGGCAGCCCAGATGCTCGCCCGTTTAACGAAGGCAAGCAGGAAGAGGTTAAGCGTCGGGTTAAGCACCTGTAATTGGTTTAAACCAGTGCCCACATGTTGGTGTGGGCGCTGTGGTTCGTGTGAGGCTGTATGAATTACCATAATTACTATCCTGTTGATGTTGTTAATGGCCCAGGAACGCGCTGCACCCTGTTTGTTGCCGGTTGCGTCCATCAGTGTCGCGGTTGCTATAACCAATCGACCCTTAACCCAGACTCTGGCCACCATTTCACCCAAGCGCTTGCTGATAAAATCATCAGCGATCTAACCGATCCGCGCATTAAACGCCGTGGTTTATCGTTAT
The genomic region above belongs to Ferrimonas lipolytica and contains:
- a CDS encoding metallophosphoesterase, with amino-acid sequence MSCQHVTKHHCHGTAYFVGDIHGEYHQLTQSLAKVGFKPEQGDQLYSVGDLVDRGKDSARCLEFLEKPWFHAVKGNHEAMMLEALNGTEAAKELWFSSGGKWFEQLSSAEQQQLSNRYRAPLNSLPIGMEIYVEQQQLTFGVVHADFPFNHWDAFVQSGNNITEQQLASCLWSRATLRAINNGNYPDPITGVDALIMGHTPHPIFRGHGNRVWLDTGAGYPKGTITILSAHQIVHMLLR
- a CDS encoding alkaline phosphatase; protein product: MKRFVCVVALPLALAVPAQAQSQPTAKNVIYMIGDGMGPAYLSAYRYYLAGKPGNAVAPTIFDQLLVGAASTYPDDDTWVTDSAASATALASGVKSYNGAIGLDTDKQPLPSILANSKRAGKTIGVVSTSQINHATPASFVAHVASRKSYEVIANQMTNAMTAATPELDLMFGGGLSYFSQQQLETMNRAGVALATNWQQLDEIEKLPAAALLAPVALPYAIDSDRDQRLATMTFTALSLAESNPKGFSLLIEGSLIDWCGHGNDIACAMKEMEDFAAAVTVAKDYVDEHPDTLLVVTADHSTGGLTLGADGEYQWLPLEVKRVHASTETIANALLHTTAEHYAQEWSKYVDFELTNAELTELALLANENMYTVAAKIGQMLSVRSFTGWTTTGHTAVDVPVMAYGVGAEQFTGYQDNTDIPKKIINILAID
- the nrdD gene encoding anaerobic ribonucleoside-triphosphate reductase; this encodes MKPVVIKRDGTRLPFDSARITQAVMRAAKANQCEDQVYAVQVASAVTEQLAVHEHVDIDLIQDAVEFQLMEGPHKELARAYIEYRHDRDVAREKSSRLNREIQGLVEQSNNDLLNENANKDAKVIPTQRDLLAGIVAKHYACRHILPREVVQAHERGEIHYHDLDYAPFFPMFNCMLIDLNGMLTGGFKMGNAEIDTPKSISTATAVTAQIIAQVASHIYGGTTINRIDEILAPYVKASYDKHFATAQEWSIPDPQGFATSRTEKECYDAFQSLEYEVNTLHTANGQTPFVTFGFGLGTTWEARLIQSSILKNRIAGLGKNRKTAVFPKLVFAIKDGLNLRPVDPSYDIKQLALECATKRMYPDILNYDKVVEVTGSFKNPMGCRSFLGAHEENGALIHDGRNNLGVVSLNLPRIAIEAEGDSERFYQILDQRLLLSRKALMTRIERLEGVKAKVAPILYQEGACGVRLKPDDDISVIFKDGRSSISLGYIGLHETINALYGDNEHVYDSEQLRAKAIEVVSYLRAAVDQWKSETGYGFSLYSTPSENLCTRFCKIDAKAFGVVDGVTDKGYYTNSFHLDVEKKVNPYDKIDFEMPYPEITSGGFISYGEYPNMQNNVEALEDVWNYAYERVPYYGTNTPIDECYDCGHTGEFECTSKGFVCPNCGNSDSTRVSVTRRVCGYLGSPDARPFNEGKQEEVKRRVKHL